The Actinocatenispora sera genome has a window encoding:
- a CDS encoding RNA polymerase sigma factor, with protein sequence MHACPTCDVPHRAGCAWRPGRASPDRPCMCRRSGRSSVTEAEHATDRDPNKARRRGATHAARSVAPASRAVVGPAATPKPPPAAKKSAKPAARRPTARKNAKAAEKAAPATSDKPASDKEPGHSDFDWDDEDSTALRQARKDAELTASADSVRAYLKQIGKVPLLNAAQEVDLAKRIEAGLYAAERLRCASDDELDAQALRDLRWVLRDGERAKDHLLEANLRLVVSLAKRYTGRGMAFLDLIQEGNLGLIRAVEKFDYTKGYKFSTYATWWIRQAITRAMADQARTIRIPVHMVEVINKLGRIQRELLQDLGREPTPLELAREMDIAPDKVVEIQQYAREPISLDQTIGDEGDSQLGDFIEDSEAVVAVDAVSFSLLQDQLQQVLQTLSEREAGVVRLRFGLTDGQPRTLDEIGQVYGVTRERIRQIESKTMSKLRHPSRSQVLRDYLD encoded by the coding sequence ATTCACGCCTGCCCCACGTGTGACGTCCCACATAGGGCCGGCTGCGCGTGGCGGCCCGGCCGCGCCTCGCCGGATCGACCGTGCATGTGTCGCCGCTCGGGAAGGTCGTCTGTGACAGAAGCAGAGCACGCAACCGATCGCGACCCGAACAAGGCCCGGCGACGCGGGGCCACCCACGCCGCCCGCTCGGTGGCCCCCGCATCCCGCGCGGTCGTCGGCCCGGCCGCGACGCCGAAGCCGCCGCCCGCCGCGAAGAAGAGCGCGAAGCCCGCCGCGAGGCGGCCTACCGCGAGGAAGAACGCCAAGGCCGCCGAGAAGGCGGCGCCGGCCACCAGCGACAAGCCGGCCAGCGACAAGGAGCCGGGCCACTCCGACTTCGACTGGGACGACGAGGACTCCACCGCGTTGCGGCAGGCGCGCAAGGATGCCGAGCTGACCGCGTCCGCCGACTCGGTCCGCGCCTACCTCAAGCAGATCGGCAAGGTCCCGCTGCTCAACGCGGCGCAGGAGGTCGATCTGGCCAAGCGGATCGAGGCCGGGCTGTACGCGGCGGAGCGGCTGCGCTGCGCGAGCGACGACGAGCTGGACGCCCAGGCGCTGCGCGACCTGCGCTGGGTGCTCCGGGACGGCGAGCGGGCCAAGGACCACCTGCTGGAGGCGAACCTGCGGCTGGTGGTGAGCCTGGCGAAGCGCTACACCGGGCGGGGCATGGCCTTCCTCGACCTGATCCAGGAGGGCAACCTGGGGCTGATCCGGGCGGTCGAGAAGTTCGACTACACCAAGGGCTACAAGTTCTCCACCTACGCGACGTGGTGGATCCGACAGGCGATCACCCGGGCGATGGCCGACCAGGCCCGCACGATCCGCATTCCGGTGCACATGGTCGAGGTGATCAACAAGCTCGGCCGGATCCAGCGCGAGCTGCTGCAGGACCTCGGCCGCGAGCCGACCCCGCTGGAGCTGGCCCGGGAGATGGACATCGCGCCGGACAAGGTCGTCGAGATCCAGCAGTACGCGCGGGAGCCGATCTCGCTCGACCAGACCATCGGCGACGAGGGCGACAGCCAGCTCGGCGACTTCATCGAGGACTCCGAGGCCGTGGTGGCGGTGGACGCGGTGTCGTTCTCGCTGCTGCAGGACCAGCTGCAGCAGGTGCTGCAGACGCTGTCGGAGCGGGAGGCCGGCGTGGTCCGGCTGCGGTTCGGGCTCACCGACGGCCAGCCGCGCACCCTGGACGAGATCGGCCAGGTGTACGGGGTGACCCGGGAGCGGATCCGCCAGATCGAGTCCAAGACGATGTCCAAGTTGCGTCATCCGTCCCGCTCTCAGGTACTTCGGGACTATCTCGACTGA
- a CDS encoding inositol monophosphatase family protein, whose product MSVDLQQLLELAIDLTGQAGTLVRDSRDRAITEVDTKSSSTDVVTAADKAAERLVVDGLLAARPGDAILGEESGDHAGTEVGAGTVRWILDPIDGTVNYLYGIPQYAVSLAAQIDGEMVVGVVRNPVSGEVYTAIRGGGAYRDGIRLTGPGRTELAQALVATGFAYDRQRRARQAQVVAGLLPLARDIRRFGAAALDLCAVAEGRVDAYYERGIQPWDHAAGGLVATEAGVRVAGLRGAPAGRELVLAAAPALFDTLHDTLVELGIEKV is encoded by the coding sequence GTGTCGGTGGATCTGCAACAACTGCTCGAATTGGCGATCGATCTGACCGGCCAGGCCGGCACGCTGGTGCGAGACAGCCGGGACCGGGCGATCACCGAGGTCGACACCAAGAGCAGCTCCACCGACGTGGTGACCGCGGCGGACAAGGCGGCCGAGCGGCTGGTGGTCGACGGCCTGCTGGCGGCGCGGCCCGGCGACGCGATCCTGGGCGAGGAGAGCGGTGACCACGCCGGTACGGAGGTCGGCGCCGGTACCGTGCGCTGGATCCTCGACCCGATCGACGGCACCGTGAACTACCTGTACGGCATCCCGCAGTACGCGGTCTCGCTGGCCGCCCAGATCGACGGCGAGATGGTCGTCGGGGTGGTGCGCAACCCGGTGTCCGGCGAGGTGTACACGGCGATCCGCGGCGGCGGCGCCTACCGGGACGGCATCCGCCTCACCGGCCCCGGCCGGACCGAACTGGCGCAGGCGCTGGTGGCCACCGGCTTCGCCTACGACCGGCAGCGGCGCGCCCGGCAGGCCCAGGTCGTCGCCGGGCTGCTGCCGCTGGCGCGCGACATCCGCCGGTTCGGCGCCGCGGCACTCGATTTGTGCGCGGTGGCCGAGGGGCGCGTCGACGCCTACTACGAGCGCGGCATCCAGCCCTGGGACCACGCCGCCGGCGGCCTGGTCGCGACCGAGGCGGGCGTACGGGTGGCCGGGCTGCGCGGCGCGCCCGCCGGCCGCGAACTGGTCCTGGCGGCCGCGCCGGCCCTGTTCGACACGCTGCACGACACCCTGGTCGAGCTCGGCATCGAGAAGGTCTGA
- a CDS encoding LytR C-terminal domain-containing protein, with the protein MSLSRVRSLAILGALMLIAVVVVTWTLLSDKQSSQADGGHSCPPGAKPANTTMPKEQAVKLNVYNSTDRAGLAEGTSTKLKAVGFHVVSVKQDPTGTVVQGSAQIRFGRKAVGAAQLMRAYVPGATMQYDPGRETDTIDLVLGEKFQAIRGPSDVKEAEVTLGDPTPPPGTC; encoded by the coding sequence ATGAGCCTGTCGCGGGTCCGGTCGCTGGCGATTCTCGGCGCCCTGATGCTCATCGCCGTGGTCGTGGTCACCTGGACCCTGCTCTCGGACAAACAGAGCAGCCAGGCGGACGGTGGCCACAGTTGCCCGCCCGGCGCCAAGCCGGCGAACACGACCATGCCCAAAGAGCAGGCGGTCAAACTCAACGTCTACAACTCCACCGACCGCGCCGGCCTGGCCGAGGGCACCTCGACCAAGCTGAAGGCGGTCGGTTTCCACGTCGTGTCGGTCAAGCAGGACCCCACCGGTACGGTCGTGCAGGGCTCGGCGCAGATCCGGTTCGGCCGCAAGGCGGTCGGCGCCGCGCAACTGATGCGCGCGTACGTTCCGGGCGCCACCATGCAGTACGACCCGGGTCGGGAAACCGACACGATCGACCTGGTGCTCGGCGAGAAGTTCCAGGCCATTCGCGGGCCGAGCGACGTGAAGGAGGCCGAGGTCACCCTCGGCGACCCGACCCCGCCGCCCGGCACCTGCTGA
- a CDS encoding DUF4193 domain-containing protein, protein MATDYDAPRRDEVELGEDSLEELKARRQDAQSGSVDVDETEVAESFELPGADLADEELTVKVLPMQQDEFRCSRCFLVHHRSQLAAQKNGELICVECAA, encoded by the coding sequence ATGGCCACCGACTACGACGCTCCACGGCGCGACGAGGTCGAGCTGGGGGAGGACAGCCTTGAGGAACTCAAGGCACGTCGGCAGGACGCGCAGTCGGGCAGTGTCGACGTCGACGAGACCGAGGTTGCCGAGAGCTTCGAGCTACCCGGCGCGGACCTCGCCGACGAGGAACTGACCGTCAAGGTCCTGCCGATGCAGCAGGACGAGTTCCGCTGCTCGCGGTGCTTCCTGGTGCATCACCGCAGCCAGCTCGCCGCCCAGAAGAACGGGGAGCTGATCTGCGTCGAATGCGCGGCATGA
- a CDS encoding DUF3093 domain-containing protein, whose product MTDEPTQPRYRERYAVPLWFWPAGLALGALLAALFDGPLSRYPGWPAYVVVLGLVVAGLWWWGRIRLAVTDTEFIIDDARLPRSVIAAVEPLGADDKRRLLSVDAHPLAFVIQRPWISGAVRIVLDDPQDPTPYWIVSSRHPQRLADALHRTADQPA is encoded by the coding sequence GTGACCGACGAACCTACGCAACCGCGGTACCGGGAACGGTACGCGGTGCCGCTCTGGTTCTGGCCGGCCGGGCTGGCACTCGGCGCCCTGCTCGCCGCGCTGTTCGACGGCCCGCTCAGCCGCTACCCGGGCTGGCCCGCGTACGTGGTCGTGCTCGGCCTCGTCGTCGCCGGCCTGTGGTGGTGGGGACGGATCCGGCTGGCGGTGACCGACACCGAGTTCATCATCGACGACGCGCGGCTGCCGCGCTCGGTGATCGCCGCGGTCGAACCGCTCGGCGCGGACGACAAGCGGCGGCTGCTGTCGGTCGACGCGCACCCGCTCGCGTTCGTGATCCAGCGCCCGTGGATCTCCGGTGCGGTCCGAATCGTGCTCGACGACCCGCAGGACCCCACCCCGTACTGGATCGTCAGCTCCCGGCATCCGCAGCGGCTCGCCGACGCGCTGCACCGCACCGCCGACCAGCCGGCCTGA
- the dut gene encoding dUTP diphosphatase, which produces MGTVDAAGVVDVLVQRLDEELPLPAYAQPGDAGADLVASRDVTLAPGERALVPTGVAIALPDGYVGLVHPRSGLAARLGVTVLNAPGTVDAGYRGEILVNLVNHDPARTARLHRGDRIAQLVVQRVERARFRPVEQLPESSRGAGGHGSTGGFTPADRSAPPTGPDRRDDAGESVTIYGCGEVAE; this is translated from the coding sequence GTGGGCACCGTCGATGCCGCCGGCGTGGTGGACGTGCTGGTTCAGCGGCTGGACGAGGAACTACCGCTGCCGGCGTACGCGCAGCCCGGCGACGCCGGTGCCGATCTGGTGGCGTCGCGCGACGTCACGCTCGCGCCGGGTGAGCGTGCGCTGGTCCCGACCGGGGTGGCGATTGCGCTGCCGGACGGGTACGTCGGGCTGGTGCACCCCCGCTCCGGGTTGGCGGCCCGGCTGGGTGTGACGGTGCTCAACGCACCGGGTACGGTCGATGCCGGCTACCGCGGTGAGATTCTGGTCAACCTGGTCAATCACGACCCGGCCCGGACCGCCCGGCTGCATCGCGGCGACCGGATCGCACAACTCGTCGTGCAGCGGGTGGAACGGGCCCGGTTTCGTCCGGTCGAGCAGTTGCCGGAGTCGTCCCGCGGCGCCGGTGGGCACGGTTCGACCGGTGGGTTCACCCCGGCCGACCGGTCCGCACCGCCCACCGGTCCGGATCGACGAGACGACGCTGGAGAGTCAGTGACCATCTACGGGTGCGGCGAGGTGGCCGAGTGA
- a CDS encoding DUF3710 domain-containing protein, which produces MSLFKRRKANESADESEPVDETRDNESTTGDEADEAAAGADDTAAAGSDDADDADDDGDGDGDDDGEDGDDDAEEDAERGPYDIDDAPDDGLERLDLGSLKIPALPGVEVQIQANEQGEIAAVALIAGPSAVQVGAFAAPRSEGIWDEVRAELREGVESEGGTVTEKRGTYGPELVGRITTPEGPQQVRFVGIDRPRWFLRAVFHGEAAADPAAAPELLDCLGKIVVERGGEAMPVRDPLPLRLPPEAVEQQQAAAEQDVDGPDGPDGAGR; this is translated from the coding sequence GTGAGCCTGTTCAAGCGGCGCAAGGCCAACGAATCGGCCGACGAGTCGGAGCCGGTCGACGAGACGCGCGACAACGAGTCCACGACCGGCGACGAGGCGGACGAGGCCGCTGCCGGCGCGGACGACACCGCGGCGGCCGGCTCCGACGACGCGGATGACGCCGATGACGACGGCGACGGCGACGGCGACGATGACGGCGAGGACGGCGACGATGACGCCGAGGAGGACGCCGAGCGCGGGCCGTACGACATCGACGACGCCCCGGACGACGGGCTGGAGCGGCTCGACCTGGGCAGCCTGAAGATCCCGGCGCTGCCCGGCGTCGAGGTGCAGATCCAGGCGAACGAGCAGGGCGAGATCGCGGCCGTCGCACTGATCGCCGGTCCCAGCGCGGTGCAGGTCGGCGCGTTCGCGGCCCCACGCAGCGAGGGCATCTGGGACGAAGTGCGCGCCGAACTGCGCGAGGGCGTCGAGTCCGAGGGCGGCACCGTCACCGAGAAGCGCGGGACCTACGGTCCGGAGCTGGTCGGCCGAATCACCACCCCGGAGGGGCCGCAGCAGGTCAGGTTCGTCGGCATCGACCGTCCCCGGTGGTTCCTGCGGGCGGTCTTCCACGGCGAGGCGGCGGCCGACCCGGCCGCGGCGCCGGAACTGCTCGACTGCCTGGGCAAGATCGTGGTGGAGCGCGGCGGTGAGGCGATGCCGGTCCGCGATCCGCTGCCGCTGCGGCTGCCGCCCGAGGCGGTCGAGCAGCAGCAGGCCGCCGCGGAGCAGGACGTCGACGGCCCCGACGGGCCCGACGGGGCGGGTCGGTAG
- a CDS encoding OB-fold nucleic acid binding domain-containing protein, translated as MTTGERESSIKRFLRRIAASDAELEAEDLQRGSAESGCTPARSCGRGQLVTVTGRLRTVVYTPRTNLPTLEADLFDGTDVVTLVWLGRRHIAGIEPGRMLTVRGRVAMRDDRKVIYNPYYELETPR; from the coding sequence ATGACGACCGGCGAACGCGAGTCGTCGATCAAACGGTTCCTGCGCCGCATCGCCGCGAGCGATGCGGAGCTGGAGGCGGAGGACCTGCAACGGGGAAGTGCCGAGTCGGGATGCACCCCGGCCCGGTCCTGTGGGCGGGGCCAGCTTGTCACCGTTACCGGCCGACTGCGTACTGTGGTCTACACGCCACGCACGAACCTGCCCACGCTGGAAGCCGATCTGTTCGACGGCACCGACGTGGTCACGCTGGTGTGGCTGGGCCGTCGGCACATCGCCGGCATCGAACCGGGGCGGATGCTCACGGTTCGGGGCCGGGTCGCGATGCGCGACGACCGCAAGGTCATCTACAACCCGTACTACGAGCTGGAGACGCCGAGGTGA
- a CDS encoding DUF3159 domain-containing protein, whose amino-acid sequence MSADEHAESAAPTTADEAVPTFSEQMSTQLGGIRGVLESCIPVLVFIGVNIAVSLRPALIAAVGIAVLIGLYRLIRHQPVRHAVNGLFGIAIGGVIAWKTGQAKDFYAPGIFIAFGYAAILLGSMVARRPLIGYVWGIVMTGGKHTWRESGRLLRVFQWLTLLWAACFVLRGAVQGILYWADAPTLLGLSRVALSWPLYVAQLAITLWAVRRAARTDPAPPPPDPRPSPRPR is encoded by the coding sequence GTGAGCGCCGACGAGCACGCCGAGTCGGCCGCCCCGACCACCGCCGACGAGGCGGTACCGACGTTCTCCGAGCAGATGTCGACCCAGCTCGGCGGGATCCGCGGGGTGCTCGAGTCGTGCATCCCGGTCCTGGTGTTCATCGGCGTCAACATCGCGGTGTCGCTGCGCCCGGCGCTGATCGCGGCGGTCGGCATCGCGGTGCTGATCGGCCTCTACCGGCTGATCCGGCATCAGCCGGTCCGGCACGCGGTGAACGGCCTGTTCGGCATCGCCATCGGCGGGGTCATCGCCTGGAAGACCGGCCAGGCGAAGGACTTCTACGCACCCGGCATCTTCATCGCGTTCGGGTACGCGGCGATCCTGCTCGGCTCGATGGTCGCCCGGCGCCCGCTCATCGGGTACGTCTGGGGCATCGTGATGACCGGCGGCAAGCACACCTGGCGGGAGAGCGGCCGGCTGCTGCGGGTGTTCCAGTGGCTGACCCTGCTGTGGGCCGCCTGCTTCGTGCTGCGCGGTGCCGTCCAGGGCATCCTCTACTGGGCCGACGCGCCGACGCTGCTGGGCCTGTCCCGGGTCGCCCTGTCCTGGCCGCTCTACGTCGCCCAGCTCGCCATCACGCTGTGGGCGGTCCGTCGCGCCGCCCGAACCGACCCCGCCCCACCCCCGCCTGACCCCCGCCCGTCCCCCCGCCCTCGTTGA
- a CDS encoding type IV toxin-antitoxin system AbiEi family antitoxin domain-containing protein yields the protein MTALRDAEDLAASRHGVITAAQCRKLGVAIGDVRGACRHGRWRRALHGVYLVERMVEDESVALAQAAVSSVPAGSVCVLQTAALLHRLAVPRSPGQLHVSVPPDQVRAQRRRDRTLRIHQLVHDRADRTAVAGVPCTTPVRTVADLILRMSRYDAVALLDSALQARLIDDVGQVEPLLRGRRGCIRARQWLGETAVAESPLETRVRLRCIDGGVPPSDLQYEVLDGDGVLLARADFAWRRQKLLVEADGEGPHGGPEALFHDRRRQNLLVAAGYRMLRFTWKDTLRPETIPAAVRAALARASYPADGRRRPAA from the coding sequence ATGACCGCACTACGAGATGCCGAAGACCTCGCGGCGAGTCGGCACGGCGTCATCACCGCCGCGCAGTGTCGGAAACTCGGCGTCGCGATCGGCGACGTTCGTGGCGCCTGCCGCCACGGCCGCTGGCGCCGCGCGCTGCACGGTGTCTACCTGGTCGAGCGCATGGTCGAGGACGAGTCGGTCGCGCTGGCGCAGGCTGCCGTGTCCTCGGTCCCGGCGGGCAGCGTGTGCGTGCTGCAGACCGCCGCCCTGCTCCACCGGCTGGCGGTGCCGCGATCGCCGGGGCAACTGCATGTCTCGGTCCCGCCGGATCAGGTTCGTGCTCAGCGTCGGCGGGACAGGACACTCCGGATCCATCAACTCGTCCATGACCGCGCCGACCGCACGGCGGTCGCCGGTGTGCCATGTACGACCCCGGTTCGCACGGTCGCGGACCTGATCCTGCGAATGTCGCGGTACGACGCGGTGGCGCTGCTTGACTCCGCGCTGCAGGCACGACTGATCGACGATGTCGGCCAGGTCGAGCCATTGCTGCGGGGTCGACGCGGATGCATCCGGGCCCGGCAGTGGCTGGGAGAGACGGCAGTGGCCGAGTCGCCGCTCGAAACACGGGTGCGGCTTCGCTGCATCGATGGTGGGGTCCCACCGTCCGATCTGCAGTACGAGGTCCTCGACGGGGACGGTGTGCTGCTGGCGCGCGCCGATTTCGCCTGGCGGCGACAGAAGCTGCTGGTGGAAGCGGACGGCGAAGGGCCGCACGGCGGTCCGGAAGCGCTGTTTCACGATCGGCGGCGGCAGAACCTGCTCGTCGCTGCCGGGTATCGGATGCTGCGGTTCACCTGGAAGGACACCCTGCGGCCGGAGACGATCCCGGCCGCGGTACGGGCGGCTCTTGCGCGCGCCTCTTACCCGGCCGACGGCCGCAGACGTCCTGCGGCCTGA